The following proteins are encoded in a genomic region of Bradyrhizobium sp. SK17:
- a CDS encoding xanthine dehydrogenase family protein subunit M yields the protein MKPVNFDYARPDGVDAVIKLVSDDSRTVKMMAGSQSLGPMLNLRLVQPDLIVDLTGVEELRRVEEKSDEIRIGACITHADIEDQRVPDFTRGALPTVANGIAYRAVRNRGTIGGSLTHADPSADWHSILAALGAKVVLRGPNGERTLAVEDYMLGALEADIRPGEVLVHVRIPKLGRSARWGYFKSCRKTGEFAHAIGSFLTDPDRGVSRAVIGATESRPIVITEAANVIGDGRAERPGEHFNDCAVGEILEKAGMEDALDRKTHIAALRRALEQARPQ from the coding sequence GTGAAGCCAGTCAATTTCGACTATGCGCGCCCCGATGGGGTCGATGCGGTCATCAAGCTGGTCTCCGACGATAGCCGGACCGTCAAGATGATGGCGGGCAGCCAGTCGTTGGGTCCGATGCTGAACCTGCGCCTGGTGCAGCCCGATCTCATCGTCGACCTCACCGGCGTGGAGGAGTTGCGCCGCGTCGAGGAGAAATCCGACGAGATCAGGATCGGCGCCTGCATCACCCATGCCGATATCGAGGACCAGCGCGTTCCGGATTTCACCCGGGGCGCGCTGCCGACGGTCGCGAACGGAATTGCCTATCGAGCCGTTCGCAATCGCGGCACGATTGGCGGCAGCTTGACCCATGCGGATCCGTCGGCGGACTGGCACTCCATTCTGGCAGCGCTGGGCGCAAAAGTCGTCCTGCGCGGTCCGAACGGCGAACGCACGCTTGCCGTCGAGGACTACATGCTCGGCGCTCTGGAAGCCGACATACGGCCGGGAGAGGTGCTCGTTCACGTAAGGATACCCAAACTCGGAAGATCGGCGCGCTGGGGCTATTTCAAGAGCTGCCGCAAGACCGGTGAGTTCGCTCACGCGATCGGATCCTTCCTCACCGATCCGGATCGTGGCGTGAGCCGGGCCGTGATCGGCGCGACGGAGAGCCGGCCCATCGTCATTACTGAAGCCGCCAACGTCATTGGCGATGGACGTGCGGAGCGTCCCGGCGAGCACTTCAACGATTGCGCGGTAGGCGAGATACTCGAAAAGGCCGGTATGGAAGACGCTCTCGACAGGAAGACCCACATCGCAGCGCTTCGTCGCGCGCTCGAGCAGGCGCGGCCGCAATGA
- a CDS encoding 2Fe-2S iron-sulfur cluster-binding protein, translated as MNMLSINVNGKSVSADIQPRTHLADFLREKLNLTGTHLGCEHGVCGACTLLVDGVPTRSCITFAVACQQAEVTTIEGLDEDEITRELRAAFTREHGLQCGYCTPGMIVSARDVVLRMDAPTEHDIRIAMSGNLCRCTGYVGIVRAIQQVVRERRARGIAAIPNGNRTRLGPSGSGHAAAVAATAVAPAKLVDAPQVGNAQAAPVAAASLKDTNWKPQTSFTESFTVAHPVGLVWDFFANIGAVASCLPGASLAGEPVDGHVNGQIKIKVGPISAEFQGVADVTRDDATRSGTIVGAGKDKRSNSSTRGLIGYSVKQGEAPDQTKVDLTIGFTLTGALAQFSRSGLIQDVAGRIIAVFVQNLEAKLSHRAEGGTGDEPTIVKEFDAGALMRTMALDYVKRAFGWLFRRK; from the coding sequence ATGAACATGCTGAGTATCAACGTCAACGGAAAGTCCGTCAGCGCGGACATCCAGCCTCGAACGCATCTCGCCGATTTCCTGCGCGAGAAGCTCAACCTGACCGGCACCCATCTTGGATGCGAGCACGGCGTTTGCGGCGCCTGCACGTTGCTGGTCGATGGCGTGCCGACGCGCTCTTGCATCACTTTCGCCGTCGCTTGCCAGCAGGCCGAGGTCACGACGATCGAGGGCTTGGATGAAGACGAGATCACGCGCGAGCTGCGCGCCGCCTTCACCAGGGAGCACGGCCTGCAGTGCGGTTACTGCACGCCGGGCATGATCGTCTCGGCGCGGGACGTCGTGCTGCGCATGGATGCACCGACCGAGCACGACATCCGCATCGCGATGAGCGGCAATCTCTGTCGCTGCACCGGATATGTTGGCATCGTCCGCGCGATCCAGCAGGTAGTGAGGGAACGGCGGGCGCGCGGGATCGCGGCCATTCCGAACGGCAACCGGACCCGGCTCGGACCCTCGGGGTCCGGTCACGCCGCCGCCGTCGCCGCCACTGCCGTTGCGCCGGCAAAGCTGGTAGATGCTCCTCAGGTCGGGAATGCTCAGGCAGCGCCTGTCGCCGCCGCATCGTTGAAGGACACGAACTGGAAGCCGCAAACCAGCTTCACCGAGAGCTTCACGGTCGCGCATCCGGTCGGTCTGGTGTGGGACTTCTTCGCCAATATCGGGGCCGTTGCCTCCTGTTTGCCGGGAGCATCTCTTGCCGGCGAGCCCGTCGATGGCCATGTGAATGGGCAAATCAAGATCAAGGTTGGACCGATCTCCGCCGAATTCCAGGGCGTCGCAGACGTGACACGCGACGATGCCACGCGCTCCGGCACGATCGTTGGTGCCGGCAAGGACAAGCGAAGCAACTCGTCAACCCGCGGATTGATCGGCTACTCCGTGAAGCAAGGCGAGGCTCCGGACCAAACCAAGGTCGACTTGACCATCGGCTTCACCCTGACCGGTGCCCTGGCTCAGTTCAGCCGTTCGGGATTAATTCAGGATGTTGCCGGTCGGATCATCGCGGTCTTCGTGCAGAATCTCGAAGCGAAGCTTTCGCATCGGGCGGAAGGCGGGACGGGTGACGAGCCCACCATCGTTAAGGAATTCGATGCCGGTGCGTTGATGCGAACAATGGCACTGGACTATGTCAAACGTGCCTTCGGGTGGTTGTTCAGGCGCAAGTGA
- a CDS encoding GntR family transcriptional regulator, giving the protein MNKLVPNYDRSRVPLYVQVASVMRQRVETGHWQEGDKISTIEELEGEFGVARVTIRQAIEMLRSEGLLDAQQGRGTFVSGRPKNRHWLNLANDFESMVDSVKSNVLKRVHIEENVAAPQLAAHEGKPAEGYAFLRSVQYNDDEPFSVVNLYLARNIFVKDRKRFTHTAALTKIMEMDDIEIVHAHQIVTIGVADPETAELLKIGLGEPTADCRLVLVDSDNIAVYVANIHYHRSCFALRVDLMEKSKKRTKA; this is encoded by the coding sequence ATGAATAAGCTAGTCCCAAATTACGATCGCAGCCGCGTCCCCTTGTATGTCCAGGTGGCATCCGTCATGCGCCAACGTGTCGAGACCGGCCACTGGCAGGAAGGCGACAAGATCTCGACCATCGAGGAGCTTGAAGGCGAGTTCGGCGTGGCGAGGGTCACGATCCGGCAGGCGATCGAGATGCTGCGCAGTGAAGGTCTCCTCGACGCCCAGCAGGGACGCGGGACCTTCGTCTCCGGCAGGCCCAAGAACCGTCATTGGCTGAATCTCGCCAACGACTTCGAGTCGATGGTCGACTCGGTGAAGAGCAACGTTCTCAAGCGCGTCCATATCGAGGAGAACGTCGCGGCGCCGCAGCTCGCGGCACACGAAGGCAAGCCCGCCGAAGGCTACGCCTTCCTGCGAAGCGTGCAGTACAACGACGACGAACCGTTCTCCGTTGTCAATCTCTACCTGGCGCGCAATATCTTCGTGAAGGACCGCAAGCGCTTTACCCATACGGCCGCGCTCACCAAGATCATGGAGATGGATGATATCGAAATCGTCCACGCGCATCAGATCGTGACGATCGGCGTGGCGGATCCGGAGACGGCGGAGCTGCTCAAGATCGGATTGGGTGAACCGACCGCCGATTGTCGGCTCGTGCTCGTGGACAGCGATAACATCGCGGTCTATGTCGCCAATATCCATTATCACCGCAGCTGCTTCGCGCTTCGCGTCGATCTCATGGAAAAGAGCAAGAAGCGCACCAAGGCCTAG
- a CDS encoding diaminopropionate ammonia-lyase, which produces MFLSNASPSHNHPLDPADVATLAREQANEVERFLTFRENHKPTPLQSLSALARELGVGTVHIKDESYRLGLGSFKALGGSYAVVRLLLEMASSKLGRAVDISEIGTPAVRDIARGLTVGCATDGNHGRSVAAGAQMVGAKAVIFVHSGVTDERVAAISRFGAEIVRVTGTYDDSVAVADQTCRDNGWIVVSDTSWPGYERIPGLVMQGYTAMLNEILRDMPDRPSHVFIQAGVGGLAAAVAGYFEIVFGKDRPTFVVVEPERAACLYESAVAGHPTKIAHGEPTIMAMLECYEPSLVAWRILSRKADGFMTVGEDDAAEAMRSLARPLDRDPAIVAGESGAAGLAGLRVATRDKAIRDKLGLGPASRVLLINTEGATDQARYTEIVGSSPATVLQSAA; this is translated from the coding sequence ATGTTCCTGTCGAACGCAAGCCCATCTCACAATCACCCCCTTGATCCGGCGGACGTCGCGACATTGGCACGCGAGCAAGCGAATGAAGTTGAGCGCTTTCTCACCTTCCGGGAGAATCACAAGCCGACACCGCTCCAATCGCTGTCGGCCCTGGCGCGGGAACTCGGCGTCGGTACTGTGCACATCAAGGATGAGTCCTACCGTCTGGGACTCGGCAGCTTCAAGGCACTCGGCGGATCCTACGCGGTCGTCAGGCTACTGCTGGAGATGGCCAGCAGCAAGCTCGGCCGCGCAGTCGACATCAGCGAGATCGGCACACCGGCGGTTCGCGACATCGCGCGGGGCCTGACCGTCGGATGCGCAACCGACGGAAATCATGGCCGCTCCGTTGCCGCAGGCGCCCAGATGGTCGGCGCGAAGGCCGTCATCTTTGTTCACAGCGGTGTCACGGACGAACGCGTCGCGGCCATCTCGCGGTTTGGCGCCGAGATCGTACGCGTCACCGGGACATATGACGACTCGGTCGCCGTGGCCGATCAGACGTGCCGCGACAATGGCTGGATCGTCGTCTCCGATACGTCGTGGCCGGGATACGAGCGCATCCCTGGCCTCGTGATGCAGGGCTACACCGCCATGCTGAATGAAATCCTCCGGGACATGCCGGATCGCCCGTCTCATGTGTTCATCCAGGCCGGCGTCGGGGGCCTTGCCGCGGCAGTCGCCGGGTATTTCGAGATCGTGTTCGGCAAGGACCGGCCGACCTTCGTGGTCGTCGAGCCCGAGCGGGCGGCCTGTCTTTACGAGAGCGCGGTGGCCGGGCACCCCACCAAGATCGCACATGGCGAGCCGACCATCATGGCGATGCTCGAATGTTACGAACCGTCGCTGGTGGCCTGGCGAATCCTGTCGCGCAAGGCCGATGGGTTCATGACTGTCGGCGAGGACGACGCGGCCGAAGCGATGCGCAGTCTCGCGCGCCCTCTGGATCGCGATCCGGCCATCGTCGCCGGCGAAAGCGGAGCGGCCGGGCTTGCCGGGCTCCGCGTGGCAACGAGGGACAAGGCCATCCGCGACAAGCTTGGGCTCGGCCCCGCCTCGCGCGTGCTCCTGATCAACACCGAAGGGGCAACCGATCAGGCGCGTTATACGGAGATCGTCGGATCGTCGCCGGCTACGGTTCTGCAATCGGCGGCCTGA
- a CDS encoding LamB/YcsF family protein has product MTISINLNADMAEGFGAYDIGDDAGILNVIGSANIACGFHAGDPRVMRNVVREAKRLGVTIGAHPGFNDIWGFGRRRIDMRPDDLEYMIAYQIGALQAMAAYEGERVTHLKPHGALNNMAAEDKDYALAIGRAIKAVDPRIIYVALAGSEMEKAGRGLNLPVAIEGFCDRQYDDDGNLTSRKIPGSVIKDAAVATQQVLDMVLNNTITSRNGKKITCKVHTLCVHGDEPTGVATARAVREGLEKAGVKLVPLTDMILD; this is encoded by the coding sequence ATGACGATTTCGATCAATCTCAATGCCGACATGGCCGAGGGCTTCGGTGCCTACGACATCGGCGATGATGCGGGCATCCTGAACGTCATTGGTTCAGCCAATATCGCCTGCGGCTTCCATGCCGGTGATCCGCGCGTGATGCGCAATGTGGTGCGGGAAGCCAAGCGGCTCGGCGTCACGATCGGAGCCCATCCCGGCTTCAACGACATCTGGGGTTTCGGCCGTCGCCGCATCGACATGCGTCCCGACGATCTCGAATACATGATCGCCTATCAGATTGGCGCTCTCCAGGCGATGGCGGCCTATGAAGGCGAGCGCGTCACCCACCTCAAACCGCACGGCGCCCTGAACAACATGGCCGCAGAGGACAAGGACTACGCACTCGCCATCGGCCGCGCCATCAAGGCGGTCGATCCGCGCATCATCTATGTCGCGCTCGCGGGCTCGGAGATGGAGAAGGCCGGCCGCGGCCTCAATCTGCCGGTCGCGATCGAGGGCTTCTGCGATCGTCAGTACGATGATGACGGCAACCTGACGTCACGGAAAATTCCAGGTTCGGTCATCAAGGACGCTGCCGTCGCGACGCAGCAGGTGCTCGATATGGTGCTGAACAACACCATTACCTCGCGCAACGGCAAGAAGATCACATGCAAGGTTCATACGCTTTGCGTGCATGGCGATGAGCCAACCGGCGTCGCGACAGCGCGCGCCGTCCGCGAAGGTCTCGAGAAGGCGGGCGTCAAGCTTGTGCCTCTGACCGACATGATCCTGGACTAA
- the npdG gene encoding NADPH-dependent F420 reductase, translating into MTDKPTIAILGGTGDLGSGLAKCWLAAGYKVVLGSRSAEKAKSVAEAMTGEVAGDDNVGAARAGDIVVLAVPFASHDATLTEVKDVVQGKIVVDAAVPLVPPKVSVVQLPSAGSAAQIAQQLLGPGVRVVSAFHNVGATKLHQGGRADCDVLVFGDDKAARDIVISLANEVASAGIDGGVLANSAAAEALTSVLIGINRRYKVPGAGIRITGLTAKSVA; encoded by the coding sequence ATGACCGACAAACCGACCATCGCCATCCTCGGAGGTACGGGGGACCTGGGCTCCGGCCTGGCCAAATGCTGGCTTGCGGCCGGCTACAAGGTCGTTCTCGGTTCGCGATCAGCCGAGAAAGCGAAGAGCGTTGCCGAGGCGATGACGGGCGAGGTGGCCGGTGACGACAATGTCGGCGCCGCCAGGGCAGGCGACATCGTGGTGCTCGCGGTGCCCTTCGCAAGCCATGATGCGACGCTGACCGAGGTCAAGGACGTGGTGCAGGGCAAGATCGTGGTCGATGCCGCGGTCCCGCTGGTGCCGCCCAAGGTCTCGGTGGTCCAGCTTCCTTCCGCGGGCTCGGCTGCGCAAATCGCTCAGCAGCTGCTTGGTCCGGGCGTGCGGGTGGTCTCGGCTTTCCACAATGTGGGCGCCACCAAGCTGCATCAGGGCGGGCGAGCGGATTGCGACGTGCTGGTGTTCGGCGACGACAAGGCCGCGCGAGATATTGTCATCAGCCTCGCGAATGAGGTCGCAAGCGCGGGCATCGATGGTGGCGTTCTGGCCAATTCGGCGGCGGCCGAAGCCTTGACGTCGGTGCTGATCGGTATCAACCGTCGCTACAAGGTCCCCGGCGCGGGAATCCGCATCACCGGCCTGACCGCGAAATCGGTCGCCTGA